The Crocosphaera subtropica ATCC 51142 genome includes a window with the following:
- a CDS encoding acylphosphatase, with product MTNPQTICVHVFISGKVQGVGYRYSTVQEAEKLGIRGWVRNLLDGRVEAMFEGTELLIEQMLQWCHQGPKTAKVTDVTVETTEIQLYRGFEVRETA from the coding sequence ATGACGAATCCTCAGACAATTTGTGTTCATGTTTTCATTAGTGGAAAAGTGCAAGGGGTCGGATACCGCTATTCTACGGTACAGGAGGCAGAAAAACTAGGCATTAGGGGGTGGGTTAGAAATCTCCTCGATGGGCGTGTAGAAGCCATGTTTGAGGGGACAGAACTCCTAATTGAACAGATGTTGCAGTGGTGCCATCAGGGACCAAAGACTGCCAAAGTTACGGATGTGACGGTAGAAACCACAGAAATTCAGTTGTATCGAGGATTTGAGGTAAGAGAAACTGCCTAA
- a CDS encoding SxtJ family membrane protein, which produces MFHEIPKLDKKGLREFGLLTGGLVALLFGFILPLLWGHHLPLIPWIIAGVLASLAILIPQSLSPIYQGWMRVGQVLAWVNSRIILGLIFFLIVTPMAIIMKLIKRDPLNRKFEIRLESYRVSSQIKNKVSMEKPY; this is translated from the coding sequence ATGTTTCATGAAATTCCAAAATTAGATAAAAAAGGTTTACGGGAATTTGGTTTATTAACAGGAGGCTTAGTTGCTCTACTATTTGGCTTTATCTTACCCTTATTATGGGGTCATCATTTACCTTTAATTCCTTGGATTATTGCTGGCGTTTTAGCCAGTTTAGCAATATTAATTCCTCAGTCTCTTTCTCCTATATATCAAGGATGGATGAGAGTTGGACAAGTGCTGGCATGGGTAAATAGTCGAATTATTTTAGGTCTTATTTTCTTTTTGATTGTGACACCAATGGCCATAATTATGAAACTAATTAAACGAGATCCCCTTAATAGGAAATTTGAAATAAGGTTAGAAAGTTATCGTGTTTCTAGTCAAATTAAAAATAAAGTTAGCATGGAGAAACCCTATTAA
- a CDS encoding DUF5989 family protein, which translates to MEGFVELLKDLWGFLNERKKYWLAPLIITLVLLGALIIFTQGSAIAPFIYTLF; encoded by the coding sequence ATGGAAGGATTTGTTGAACTCTTAAAAGACTTATGGGGCTTTTTAAACGAACGTAAAAAATATTGGTTAGCCCCATTAATTATTACTTTAGTGTTATTAGGGGCATTGATTATCTTTACCCAAGGCTCGGCGATCGCTCCTTTCATTTATACTCTATTTTAG
- a CDS encoding permease, producing the protein MTYEQFTNSYTEAVLTSLSFFWKALWAFILGYIISSAIQVFVTRERMQKTMGKAGKKSIALGTFFGFISSSCSFSALATTKSLFKKGAGFIPSLAFLLASTNLVIELGFIIAIFLGWQFVVGEYLGGILLILFTWEIVRLTRPKKLIRKVRRKLNETERETEDKNNGNNPDWKEKIQSQQAWNKVAKKYFMEWGMVWKDVTFGFTVAGIIAAFVPQSFFQTLFINAGNNPGFFSILEHTLVGPLAAFFTFIGSMGNIPLASILYSNGVSFAGVMAFIFSDLVVFPVIRVNAKYYGWKLSLYIVAVFLGALVATSMVMHYGFSLFNLLPESSSGQSAAETEKFAIDYTFWLNLLFIAITGILAWLNFGNQGQKKNQHHSHKHHHSSNKGIIEKVIFWLAIFSYIWLVGGLIIMV; encoded by the coding sequence ATGACTTATGAACAATTTACCAATTCTTATACCGAAGCTGTTTTAACCTCTCTGAGTTTTTTCTGGAAGGCATTATGGGCATTTATTTTAGGGTATATTATTAGTAGTGCGATTCAAGTTTTTGTTACCCGTGAACGAATGCAAAAAACTATGGGAAAAGCAGGAAAAAAGAGTATAGCTTTAGGTACTTTTTTCGGTTTTATTTCAAGTTCTTGCAGTTTTTCGGCTTTAGCAACAACAAAATCCCTATTTAAAAAAGGAGCAGGATTTATCCCTTCGTTAGCTTTTTTATTAGCATCAACCAATTTAGTTATTGAATTAGGATTTATTATTGCTATCTTTTTAGGTTGGCAGTTCGTTGTCGGAGAATATTTAGGGGGTATCTTATTAATTCTTTTTACTTGGGAAATTGTGAGGTTGACTCGTCCCAAAAAATTAATCAGAAAAGTCCGTAGAAAATTAAACGAAACAGAAAGAGAAACAGAAGACAAAAATAACGGGAATAACCCCGATTGGAAAGAAAAAATACAAAGTCAACAAGCGTGGAACAAGGTTGCTAAAAAATATTTTATGGAATGGGGAATGGTATGGAAAGATGTGACCTTTGGTTTTACAGTCGCAGGAATTATTGCTGCTTTTGTTCCTCAATCCTTCTTCCAAACCCTATTTATTAATGCCGGCAATAATCCTGGTTTTTTCTCTATTTTAGAACATACTCTTGTGGGTCCGTTAGCTGCCTTTTTTACCTTTATTGGTTCTATGGGCAATATTCCCTTAGCCTCAATTTTATACAGTAATGGGGTGAGTTTTGCGGGGGTTATGGCATTTATATTCAGCGATTTAGTCGTTTTTCCTGTGATTCGGGTTAATGCAAAATATTATGGCTGGAAACTATCATTATATATTGTTGCTGTGTTCTTAGGGGCTTTAGTAGCAACTTCAATGGTGATGCACTATGGTTTTAGTCTTTTTAACTTACTTCCTGAGAGTAGCAGTGGACAAAGTGCAGCTGAAACTGAAAAATTTGCTATTGATTATACGTTTTGGCTCAATCTATTATTTATTGCCATAACAGGTATTTTAGCTTGGTTAAATTTCGGAAATCAAGGGCAGAAAAAAAATCAGCACCATTCTCATAAACATCATCATAGTAGTAATAAAGGAATCATCGAAAAAGTTATTTTTTGGTTAGCTATTTTTTCCTATATTTGGTTAGTTGGTGGTTTAATTATAATGGTTTGA
- a CDS encoding carbamoyltransferase family protein, producing the protein MNILGISAYYHDSAAALVQSGKIMAAAQEERFTRKKHDARFPKNAISYVLTEANLSLRKLDYIVFYEKPLITFERLLETYITYAPKGFRSFVTAMTAWLQEKLYLKTVLKKELAKLANCKTAQLPPLLFTEHHQSHAASAFFPSPFETAAILCLDAVGEWATTSLWLGQGNQMIPQWEIDFPHSLGLLYSAFTYYTGFKVNSGEYKLMGLAPYGEGKYTNLILENLIDIKEDGTFRLNMDYFNYATGLTMTNHKFAKLFGQPPRKPESEITQREMNIAASIQKVTEEIVLKLADTAYRELGTDNLCLAGGVALNCVSNGRLLREGKFKDIWIQPAAGDSGGAIGAALAIWHQYSEKPRYANDSDAMEGAYLGPQFSNEEVQQYLDDVRANYIYLEESELFSKVAEILAKGNVVGWFQGRMEFGPRALGNRSIIGDPRNEKMQSVMNLKIKYRESFRPFAPSVLAEKVDQYFELNKPSPYMLLVAEVKKDLHIPMTAEEKQLFGIEKLNIPRSKIPAVTHVDYSARVQTVHPETNLRYYQLIKQFEALTGCGVLVNTSFNVRGEPIVCTPEDAYRCFMRTEMDYLVINNYLLAKSKQPQWQKDESWKEEFELD; encoded by the coding sequence ATGAATATTTTGGGCATTTCTGCCTATTATCATGATAGTGCGGCCGCTTTAGTTCAATCAGGGAAAATTATGGCCGCAGCACAAGAAGAGAGATTTACACGCAAGAAACATGATGCTAGGTTTCCGAAAAATGCCATCAGTTATGTGCTAACAGAAGCAAATCTTTCTCTACGAAAGTTAGATTATATTGTTTTTTATGAAAAGCCTTTAATTACCTTTGAAAGACTTCTAGAAACCTATATTACCTATGCACCCAAAGGGTTTCGTTCTTTTGTCACAGCGATGACAGCATGGCTACAAGAAAAGTTATATTTAAAGACAGTTTTAAAGAAAGAATTAGCCAAATTAGCTAACTGTAAAACCGCCCAACTTCCTCCTTTATTATTTACAGAACATCATCAATCTCATGCTGCCTCTGCCTTCTTTCCCAGTCCCTTTGAAACCGCAGCAATATTATGTCTAGATGCAGTAGGAGAATGGGCAACCACCTCTTTATGGTTAGGGCAAGGTAACCAAATGATTCCTCAATGGGAAATTGACTTTCCTCATTCTTTAGGTTTACTCTATTCTGCCTTTACCTATTATACAGGATTTAAGGTCAATTCTGGGGAGTATAAATTGATGGGGTTAGCCCCTTATGGTGAAGGGAAATATACTAATTTAATTTTAGAGAATTTAATTGATATTAAAGAGGATGGAACCTTTCGCCTCAATATGGATTATTTTAATTATGCAACTGGTTTAACCATGACCAATCATAAGTTTGCAAAACTGTTTGGTCAACCCCCTCGTAAACCGGAAAGTGAAATTACACAACGGGAGATGAATATTGCTGCTTCCATTCAAAAAGTAACCGAAGAAATTGTCTTAAAATTAGCTGATACTGCCTACCGAGAATTAGGAACCGATAACTTATGTTTAGCTGGAGGAGTCGCCTTAAATTGCGTCTCAAATGGACGACTTTTAAGAGAAGGAAAATTTAAAGATATTTGGATTCAACCAGCAGCAGGGGACTCTGGAGGGGCGATAGGGGCAGCTTTAGCGATTTGGCATCAATACTCAGAAAAGCCTCGTTATGCCAATGATTCTGATGCAATGGAGGGGGCTTATTTAGGTCCTCAATTTAGTAATGAAGAAGTACAGCAATATCTCGATGATGTGAGAGCAAATTATATTTATTTAGAAGAGAGTGAACTGTTTAGCAAGGTAGCAGAAATATTGGCAAAAGGTAACGTTGTGGGTTGGTTTCAAGGACGGATGGAATTTGGTCCTAGGGCGTTAGGAAATCGTTCGATTATTGGGGACCCTCGGAATGAGAAAATGCAGTCAGTGATGAACTTAAAAATTAAATATCGAGAGTCATTTCGTCCCTTTGCACCTTCTGTGTTAGCAGAAAAAGTTGACCAATATTTTGAGTTAAATAAACCCAGTCCCTATATGTTATTGGTTGCAGAAGTCAAAAAAGACTTACATATCCCTATGACAGCAGAAGAAAAACAATTATTTGGCATCGAAAAATTGAATATTCCTCGCTCAAAAATTCCGGCTGTTACCCATGTTGACTATTCAGCAAGGGTACAAACCGTTCACCCTGAAACGAACCTCCGTTACTATCAACTCATTAAACAATTTGAAGCCTTGACAGGGTGTGGTGTTTTAGTCAATACTTCCTTTAATGTTAGGGGAGAACCCATTGTTTGTACTCCTGAAGATGCCTATCGCTGTTTCATGCGGACAGAGATGGATTATTTAGTAATTAATAATTATTTATTAGCTAAGTCTAAACAACCCCAGTGGCAAAAAGATGAGTCTTGGAAAGAAGAATTTGAATTAGATTAA